One genomic region from Nocardia vinacea encodes:
- a CDS encoding monovalent cation/H+ antiporter complex subunit F: protein MNVVAIVAGIMLMAAAVIVSYRILAGPSTLDRVVGIDSLVAIAASGLAVWAAYSDDTTVVPAIVALALVGFLGSAAVSRFRVRDDV, encoded by the coding sequence GTGAACGTTGTCGCGATTGTGGCGGGCATCATGCTGATGGCCGCCGCGGTGATCGTCAGTTACCGCATCCTGGCCGGTCCGAGCACCCTGGACCGCGTTGTCGGCATCGATTCGCTGGTGGCCATTGCCGCCTCCGGCCTGGCGGTCTGGGCCGCCTACAGTGACGACACCACGGTCGTTCCCGCGATCGTCGCGCTGGCGCTGGTCGGCTTCCTCGGCTCCGCAGCGGTGTCCCGATTCCGCGTTCGGGATGACGTATGA
- the mnhG gene encoding monovalent cation/H(+) antiporter subunit G — MNLWHLASGVLILSGATLALTASIAIVRFPDTLSRMHAATKPQVVGLILVLEGVAIQLRGHGNIWLLVLVGLFTLLTAPVIAHLIGRTAYREQRYRDGLLRLNELRDDTL; from the coding sequence ATGAATCTGTGGCACTTGGCCTCCGGCGTCCTCATCCTGAGCGGCGCGACACTCGCACTGACCGCGTCGATCGCAATCGTGCGCTTTCCGGACACCCTCTCGCGCATGCACGCCGCCACCAAACCCCAGGTCGTCGGCCTGATCCTGGTTCTGGAAGGTGTGGCGATCCAGTTGCGCGGGCACGGCAATATCTGGCTGCTGGTGCTGGTCGGGCTGTTCACGCTGCTCACCGCGCCGGTCATCGCGCATCTGATCGGGCGGACGGCCTATCGGGAGCAGCGCTACCGTGACGGGCTGTTGCGGTTGAACGAGTTGCGGGACGACACGTTGTAA